The sequence GCCGACGGCACCGACCGATGGTTCGGCACCGTGATGGCCGCGGGTTTCGATTCGCTTGTCACCGACCGAACGAACAGGATGCGCTGGCCGCACGGCAGGATGCGCTACAACGTGGCGATGGTCGCAGAACTGTCCAAGCTGCGACTGTTGCCGTTCCGCTTGTCGTTCGACGGCGACCAACTCGAAACAGCGTTGACGCTGGCCGCCTTCGGCAACACCAAGAGCTACGGCGGCGGCATGAAAATCTGCCCCAACGCCGACCCCACCGACGGACTGCTCGACGTGACCATGGTGGCCTCCGCCTCGCGGACGAAGTTGATCCGCCTGTTCCCCACCGTTTTCAAGGGCACCCACGTCGACCTCGACGAGGTCCGCACCGCACAGGCGAAGACGGTCACCGTCGACTCCCCCGGCATCAACGCCTACGCCGACGGCGAGTTCGTCTGCCCGCTGCCCGTCGAGGTGTCGGCGGTCAGCGGAGCGCTGAAGATTCTGCGGCCGACCGTCTTGTAGCCCGACTGTGCGCCTACGGACGCGGCTCGCCGACACCGCGTCCGAAACCGCACATTGGCGAGCGACCGTGGGGCTAGCCGACGCCTCGATTGAGCCAAGAGACATCGCCCGTATCGCCGCCGCTGCGATACGGCTCGAGGGCTTCGTCCCATGCGGTGCCCAGCACCGAGTCCAGTTCGGCGGCGAGCATGTCGGCGCCTGATGACATCAACGAGCGCAGCCGCATTTCGCCGACCATCACATCGCCGTTGGCGCTCATCGTTCCGCTCCACAACCCGAGCTGCGGTGTGTGGCAGAAGCGCTGGCCGTCGACTCCGTTGCTCGGATCTTCGGTGACCTCGAATCGCAGCACCGACCAGGAACGCAGCGCGTTGGCGAGCTGCCCGCCCGCGCCGACCGGGCCGACCCAGTTGGTGACGGCGCGCAATTGTCCGGGCATCGCCGGCTGGGGTGTCCAGGTCAGATTGGCCCTCGACCTCAGGGTCGACGACAACGCCCATTCGACATGCGGGCACACGGCCGCTGGTGAGGCGTGGATGTAAACCACGCCCATCGTCGAGTCGGCGAATTGGTTCGACGCACGCATCTGCTGCTCCTT is a genomic window of Mycobacterium sp. ITM-2016-00318 containing:
- a CDS encoding DUF3145 domain-containing protein; the encoded protein is MRASNQFADSTMGVVYIHASPAAVCPHVEWALSSTLRSRANLTWTPQPAMPGQLRAVTNWVGPVGAGGQLANALRSWSVLRFEVTEDPSNGVDGQRFCHTPQLGLWSGTMSANGDVMVGEMRLRSLMSSGADMLAAELDSVLGTAWDEALEPYRSGGDTGDVSWLNRGVG
- a CDS encoding diacylglycerol kinase, translated to MSAAHARSEKAVGRVTMLTNPASGHGSAPHAAERAVAQLHKRGFDVVAIAGTDAEHARRLVDGALERGMDALVVVGGDGIISLALQVLAQTDIPLAIIPAGTGNDHAREFRIPTGDPEAAADVVVDGRAETVDLGHIVGADGTDRWFGTVMAAGFDSLVTDRTNRMRWPHGRMRYNVAMVAELSKLRLLPFRLSFDGDQLETALTLAAFGNTKSYGGGMKICPNADPTDGLLDVTMVASASRTKLIRLFPTVFKGTHVDLDEVRTAQAKTVTVDSPGINAYADGEFVCPLPVEVSAVSGALKILRPTVL